In Festucalex cinctus isolate MCC-2025b chromosome 5, RoL_Fcin_1.0, whole genome shotgun sequence, a single genomic region encodes these proteins:
- the osbp2b gene encoding oxysterol-binding protein 2 isoform X5: MINACRDFLDLAENHSRRWQRALQYEREQRTHLEETIEQLAKQHNSLERAWRAAPTLSSSTPSAPTNKKEGSERPLKGEASDEDEDTEYFDAMEDSPAFITVTATDNTQHRRSQSSLSGASGGNSYDWNQDDHMSPSYNDVSGKELQPRRQRRTRVPDKPNYSLNLWSIMKNCIGKELSKIPMPVNFNEPLSMLQRLTEDLEYHELLDKAARCDSSLEQMCLVAAFSVSSYSTTVHRTAKPFNPLLGETYELDRLEEFGYRSLCEQVSHHPPAAAHHVISQRGWTLWQEITIASKFRGKYLSIMPLGAIHLQFHSSGNHYVWRKVTSTVHNIIVGKLWIDQSGDIEIVNHRTKETCQLKFSPYSYFSREVPRKVTGVVADSVGQAHYILSGTWDEKIESAKIIQSSRGGSGSDGKQKTIYQTLSPKLLWKKYPLPENAENMYYFSALALTLNEPEDGVGVTDSRLRPDQRLMEDGRWDEANSEKQRLEEKQRAVRRKREAEASDALDEECDNDSGREYEGYRPLWFQQRRNSVTGEINFVYKGGYWEAKERQDWTMCPNIF, encoded by the exons ATGATCAAT GCTTGTCGAGATTTCCTGGACCTGGCTGAGAATCACAGTAGGAGGTGGCAGCGGGCACTGCAGTATGAGCGAGAGCAGCGTACCCACCTGGAGGAGACCATCGAGCAGCTAGCCAAGCAGCACAATAGTCTGGAGCGAGCGTGGAGAGCGGCGCCGACACTTTCATCCAGCACGCCCAGCGCCCCGACCAACAAGAAGG AAGGGAGTGAGAGGCCGCTCAAAGGAGAGGCGagtgatgaagatgaggataCCGAGTATTTTGATGCCATGGAGGATTCCCCTGCATTTATCACAGTGACTGCCACTGACAACACACAGCACAG GCGATCTCAGAGTAGTTTGAGTGGAGCAAGCGGAGGCAATTCCTACGACTGGAACCAGGACGACCAT ATGTCTCCAAGCTATAACGATGTGTCAGGGAAGGAGCTGCAGCCTCGCAGACAACGGCGGACGCGTGTGCCTGACAAGCCCAACTACTCGCTCAATTTGTGGAGCATCATGAAGAACTGCATTGGCAAGGAGCTCTCCAAAATTCCCATGCCT GTCAACTTCAATGAGCCTCTGTCAATGCTGCAGCGTCTGACTGAAGACTTGGAGTATCACGAGCTCCTGGATAAGGCAGCGCGCTGCGACTCCTCGCTGGAGCAGATGTGTTTGGTTGCTGCCTTCTCCGTCTCTTCGTACTCCACGACTGTCCACCGGACAGCCAAACCCTTCAACCCGCTTCTGGGGGAGACCTACGAGCTTGATCGCCTCGAGGAGTTTGGCTACCGCTCACTGTGTGAGCAG GTGAGCCATCACCCCCCTGCAGCTGCACATCATGTGATTTCCCAACGAGGCTGGACCTTGTGGCAGGAAATTACAATTGCCAGCAAGTTTCGTGGAAAATACCTCTCCATAATGCCTCTGG GTGCAATTCATCTGCAATTCCACTCTAGCGGCAACCACTACGTGTGGAGAAAGGTCACGTCCACGGTGCACAACATCATCGTGGGCAAGCTGTGGATTGACCAG tcagGGGACATTGAGATAGTGAATCACAGGACCAAAGAGACCTGCCAACTTAAATTTTCTCCCTACAGTTATTTCTCCAGGGAAGTTCCTCGGAAG GTGACAGGAGTGGTGGCTGACAGTGTTGGTCAGGCTCATTACATCCTGTCTGGCACGTGGGACGAGAAAATCGAGAGTGCTAAGATCATTCAGAGCAGCCGAGGTGGCAGCGGCTCCGATGGCAAGCAGAAGACCATCTACCAGACGTTGTCCCCCAAACTTTTATGGAAGAAGTATCCTCTCCC AGAGAACGCAGAGAACATGTACTACTTCTCAGCGCTGGCGCTGACCCTGAACGAGCCGGAGGATGGAGTCGGTGTGACCGACAGCCGCCTGAGACCAGATCAGAGGCTGATGGAAGACGGTCGATGGGATGAAGCCAATTCGGAGAAGCAAAGATTAGAAGAGAAACAAAGAGCCGTGAGGAGGAAGAGAGAAGCGGAGGCCTCGGATGCTCTGGATGAAG AATGTGATAATGACTCTG GTCGAGAATACGAAGGCTACCGGCCGCTGTGGTTTCAGCAGAGGAGGAACTCGGTCACCGGGGAGATAAACTTTGTGTACAAAGGGGGCTACTGGGAGGCCAAGGAGAGACAAGACTGGACCATGTGTCCCAATATATTCTAA
- the osbp2b gene encoding oxysterol-binding protein 2 isoform X4, translating into MKGRRCWEPRSVRSLCASGCLSKLNQDDSGDEEPTSQSDRSEIQGTLKILVSKLDDLSTCNDLIAKHGAALQRSLSELEGLKVPVEGGEKIKAVNERATLFRITSNAMINACRDFLDLAENHSRRWQRALQYEREQRTHLEETIEQLAKQHNSLERAWRAAPTLSSSTPSAPTNKKEGSERPLKGEASDEDEDTEYFDAMEDSPAFITVTATDNTQHRRSQSSLSGASGGNSYDWNQDDHMSPSYNDVSGKELQPRRQRRTRVPDKPNYSLNLWSIMKNCIGKELSKIPMPVNFNEPLSMLQRLTEDLEYHELLDKAARCDSSLEQMCLVAAFSVSSYSTTVHRTAKPFNPLLGETYELDRLEEFGYRSLCEQVSHHPPAAAHHVISQRGWTLWQEITIASKFRGKYLSIMPLGAIHLQFHSSGNHYVWRKVTSTVHNIIVGKLWIDQSGDIEIVNHRTKETCQLKFSPYSYFSREVPRKVTGVVADSVGQAHYILSGTWDEKIESAKIIQSSRGGSGSDGKQKTIYQTLSPKLLWKKYPLPENAENMYYFSALALTLNEPEDGVGVTDSRLRPDQRLMEDGRWDEANSEKQRLEEKQRAVRRKREAEASDALDEECDNDSGREYEGYRPLWFQQRRNSVTGEINFVYKGGYWEAKERQDWTMCPNIF; encoded by the exons ATGAAGGGCCGGAGATGCTGGGAGCCGAGAAGCGTCCGCTCCCTCTGTGCCTCGGGCTGCTTGAGTAAACTCAACCAGG ACGACTCAGGAGACGAAGAGCCGACATCCCAATCGGACCGCAGCGAGATTCAGGGAACTTTAAAGATACTAGTCAGCAAGCTTGATGACCTCAGCACATGTAATGACTTGATTGCCAAGCACGGGGCGGCCTTGCAACGATCTCTCAGTGAACTTGAGGGCCTGAAAGTTCCTGTGGAAGGAGGAGAGAAGATCAAAGCAGTCAACGAGCGAGCCACCCTCTTCCGTATCACTTCCAATGCTATGATCAAT GCTTGTCGAGATTTCCTGGACCTGGCTGAGAATCACAGTAGGAGGTGGCAGCGGGCACTGCAGTATGAGCGAGAGCAGCGTACCCACCTGGAGGAGACCATCGAGCAGCTAGCCAAGCAGCACAATAGTCTGGAGCGAGCGTGGAGAGCGGCGCCGACACTTTCATCCAGCACGCCCAGCGCCCCGACCAACAAGAAGG AAGGGAGTGAGAGGCCGCTCAAAGGAGAGGCGagtgatgaagatgaggataCCGAGTATTTTGATGCCATGGAGGATTCCCCTGCATTTATCACAGTGACTGCCACTGACAACACACAGCACAG GCGATCTCAGAGTAGTTTGAGTGGAGCAAGCGGAGGCAATTCCTACGACTGGAACCAGGACGACCAT ATGTCTCCAAGCTATAACGATGTGTCAGGGAAGGAGCTGCAGCCTCGCAGACAACGGCGGACGCGTGTGCCTGACAAGCCCAACTACTCGCTCAATTTGTGGAGCATCATGAAGAACTGCATTGGCAAGGAGCTCTCCAAAATTCCCATGCCT GTCAACTTCAATGAGCCTCTGTCAATGCTGCAGCGTCTGACTGAAGACTTGGAGTATCACGAGCTCCTGGATAAGGCAGCGCGCTGCGACTCCTCGCTGGAGCAGATGTGTTTGGTTGCTGCCTTCTCCGTCTCTTCGTACTCCACGACTGTCCACCGGACAGCCAAACCCTTCAACCCGCTTCTGGGGGAGACCTACGAGCTTGATCGCCTCGAGGAGTTTGGCTACCGCTCACTGTGTGAGCAG GTGAGCCATCACCCCCCTGCAGCTGCACATCATGTGATTTCCCAACGAGGCTGGACCTTGTGGCAGGAAATTACAATTGCCAGCAAGTTTCGTGGAAAATACCTCTCCATAATGCCTCTGG GTGCAATTCATCTGCAATTCCACTCTAGCGGCAACCACTACGTGTGGAGAAAGGTCACGTCCACGGTGCACAACATCATCGTGGGCAAGCTGTGGATTGACCAG tcagGGGACATTGAGATAGTGAATCACAGGACCAAAGAGACCTGCCAACTTAAATTTTCTCCCTACAGTTATTTCTCCAGGGAAGTTCCTCGGAAG GTGACAGGAGTGGTGGCTGACAGTGTTGGTCAGGCTCATTACATCCTGTCTGGCACGTGGGACGAGAAAATCGAGAGTGCTAAGATCATTCAGAGCAGCCGAGGTGGCAGCGGCTCCGATGGCAAGCAGAAGACCATCTACCAGACGTTGTCCCCCAAACTTTTATGGAAGAAGTATCCTCTCCC AGAGAACGCAGAGAACATGTACTACTTCTCAGCGCTGGCGCTGACCCTGAACGAGCCGGAGGATGGAGTCGGTGTGACCGACAGCCGCCTGAGACCAGATCAGAGGCTGATGGAAGACGGTCGATGGGATGAAGCCAATTCGGAGAAGCAAAGATTAGAAGAGAAACAAAGAGCCGTGAGGAGGAAGAGAGAAGCGGAGGCCTCGGATGCTCTGGATGAAG AATGTGATAATGACTCTG GTCGAGAATACGAAGGCTACCGGCCGCTGTGGTTTCAGCAGAGGAGGAACTCGGTCACCGGGGAGATAAACTTTGTGTACAAAGGGGGCTACTGGGAGGCCAAGGAGAGACAAGACTGGACCATGTGTCCCAATATATTCTAA